The Vicia villosa cultivar HV-30 ecotype Madison, WI linkage group LG1, Vvil1.0, whole genome shotgun sequence genome includes a region encoding these proteins:
- the LOC131644998 gene encoding PAP-specific phosphatase HAL2-like produces the protein MSFSSTLISPPMFLPQTTTYNNHEFTFTHVVQPQPLVRGSCSISRNRICFVSKFDQTCSSPVMEEEGQKKSNLFSESESEEEEDYSKELDVAVRAVQMACSLCQRVQDILISKTNHQVQSKDDNSPVTVADWSVQAVVSWVLSECLGSENISIVAEEDVHTLSKSNASELLESVVNTVNECLADAPRFGVEKPKSSLTTSEVLEIISRCNSTGGPSGRFWVLDPVDGTLGFVRGDQYAVALALIEDGEVVLGVLGCPNYPMRKEWLGYQHRYHRIVSKLTPPNSESWNKGCVLYAKKGSGKAWMQPLIHENKMFVWPNHAKQVCVSSIDNPALATFCEPVEKANSSHSFTEGLAHSVGLRKQPLRVYSMVKYAAIGRGDAEVFMKFARAGYKEKIWDHAAGVIIIQEAGGVVTDAGGCPLDFSKGLYLEGLDRGIIACSGASLHGKIIDAVDASWGCSSL, from the exons ATGTCTTTCTCTAGCACACTTATCTCACCACCAATGTTCTTGCCgcaaacaacaacatacaacaaccaTGAATTCACATTCACCCACGTTGTACAACCACAGCCACTTGTACGAGGTTCATGTTCCATCTCAAGAAACCGCATTTGTTTCGTTTCGAAATTCGACCAAACTTGTTCCTCACCTGTCATGGAGGAAGAGGGTCAGAAAAAATCGAATCTTTTCTCAGaatcagagtcagaagaagaagaagattattcCAAGGAATTGGATGTTGCTGTTAGAGCAGTGCAAATGGCTTGTTCACTTTGTCAGAGAGTTCAGGACATTTTGATTTCTAAAACCAATCATCAGGTTCAGTCTAAGGATGATAATTCTCCTGTTACTGTTGCTG ATTGGAGTGTCCAAGCAGTTGTGAGCTGGGTATTATCCGAGTGTCTGGGAAGCGAAAACATCTCAATTGTAGCTGAAGAAGATGTTCATACTCTCTCCAAATCTAATGCATCTGAATTATTAGAGTCAGTGGTTAACACTGTGAACGAATGCCTAGCTGACGCGCCTCGATTTGGTGTTGAGAAGCCAAAATCATCACTAACGACTTCAGAAGTTCTCGAAATCATTAGTCGTTGTAACTCAACCGGTGGCCCGTCTGGTAGATTTTGGGTTCTGGATCCTGTTGATGGCACGCTCGGGTTTGTTCGCGGAGATCAATATGCTGTAGCTCTAGCACTCATAGAAGACGGAGAAGTTGTGCTTGGTGTTCTTGGTTGTCCTAATTATCCAATGAGGAAAGAGTGGTTAGGCTATCAACATCGGTATCATAGGATTGTATCGAAGCTAACTCCTCCGAATTCTGAAAGTTGGAACAAAGGTTGTGTTCTATATGCTAAGAAGGGTAGTGGAAAGGCTTGGATGCAACCGCTGATCCATGAGAATAAGATGTTTGTGTGGCCAAACCATGCGAAACAAGTTTGTGTATCTTCCATTGACAATCCAGCGTTGGCCACTTTTTGCGAACCAGTCGAGAAAGCCaattcaagtcattcttttaccGAAGGATTGGCTCACAGTGTTGGTCTCAG GAAACAACCGTTAAGAGTATACAGTATGGTGAAATATGCAGCGATAGGGCGCGGAGATGCAGAGGTTTTCATGAAATTTGCAAGGGCAGGTTACAAGGAGAAAATATGGGATCATGCTGCTGGTGTTATCATCATACAAGAAGCTGGTGGTGTGGTAACAGATGCTGGAGGATGTCCCCTAGATTTCTCAAAAGGGTTGTATTTAGAAGGGTTAGATCGCGGTATAATCGCGTGTTCTGGAGCCTCGTTACATGGAAAGATTATTGATGCTGTTGATGCTAGCTGGGGATGCTCTAGCCTCTGA
- the LOC131644996 gene encoding secretory carrier-associated membrane protein-like: MAGRYDPNPFDEEQVNPFSNPRSTASATNSRPAPLNPDRADYNYGFGPTVDIPLDNTSTDVKKKERELQAKDAELRKREQEVRRKEEAIARAGIVIEEKNWPPFFPIIHHDIANEIPIHLQRLQYVAFFSLLGLVLCLTWNVVSVTAAWIKGEGVKIWFLAIIYFIAGVPGAYALWYRPLYRAFRTDSAIKFGWFFMFYLLHLGFCILAAVAPPIVFKGKSLTGILSAIDVVGDYTLVGIFYFIGFGFFCLETLISVWVIQQVYMHFRGGGKTAEMKREAALGAMGAALR, encoded by the exons ATGGCCGGTCGCTATGACCCTAACCCCTTCGACGAAGAACAAGTCAACCCCTTTTCC aaTCCTAGAAGTACTGCCTCTGCTACAAATTCAAGACCTGCACCTCTGAATCCTGATCGTGCTGATTATAATTATGGTTTTGGACCGACTGTTGATATACCTCTTGATAATACATCAACG GATGTGAAAAAGAAGGAAAGGGAACTCCAGGCGAAGGATGCTGAATTGCGAAAACGGGAACAG GAAGTCAGACGGAAAGAAGAAGCAATTGCACGAG CTGGAATTGTTATTGAGGAGAAGAACTGGCCACCATTTTTCCCAATTATTCATCATGATATCGCAAATGAAATTCCAATTCACCTTCAAAGACTGCAGTATGTTGCATTTTTTTCGTTGTTAG GGTTGGTGTTGTGCCTTACATGGAATGTTGTATCTGTCACTGCAGCTTGGATTAAGGGAGAAG GTGTAAAAATATGGTTTCTTGCTATTATCTACTTCATAGCAGGAGTTCCTGGAGCATATGCCCTGTGGTATCGCCCATTATATCGTGCATTTAG GACTGACAGTGCTATTAAGTTTGGATGGTTTTTCATGTTTTACCTG CTTCACCTTGGATTCTGTATCTTAGCTGCAGTTGCTCCTCCTATAGTTTTCAAAGGAAAATCCTTGAC AGGCATTCTGTCAGCCATAGATGTAGTTGGTGACTATACTTTGGTTGGG ATTTTCTACTTCATTGGATTTGGATTTTTCTGTCTTGAAACATTGATCAGCGTCTGGGTTATCCAG CAAGTATACATGCATTTCCGTGGTGGTGGTAAGACTGCTGAGATGAAGAGGGAAGCTGCACTAGGAGCAATGGGGGCTGCTCTACGATGA
- the LOC131623947 gene encoding uncharacterized protein LOC131623947, with product MHPYIHSTKIFKYLFIPLYLYIYIYIYIIFFLNQKQKNKMKPMTTFLLFTTLIILIASPSFATRSVSSGSSPSSPSTQPKNPNPKDKNNNNNNNNNNQGGGIPGGVFGPGGGFNIPGFGNGFGNGFGGGYGSGYGGPNGGHSKNGIIRPSVTCTEKGPCYQKKLTCPAKCFTSYSHSGKGYGGGGGGGGCTIDCKKKCSAYC from the coding sequence ATGCATCCATACATTCATTCCACTaagatatttaaatatttattcatcCCTCTATATCTATATATCTATATCTATATCTATATCATATTCTTCCTcaaccaaaaacaaaaaaacaaaatgaaaccTATGACCACTTTTCTCTTGTTCACTACTCTTATTATTCTCATAGCTTCACCTTCTTTTGCAACCCGATCCGTTTCATCTggatcttctccttcttctccttcaacTCAACCcaaaaaccctaaccctaaagacaaaaacaacaacaataacaataacaacaacaaccaaggtgGTGGAATACCAGGTGGTGTTTTTGGGCCAGGAGGAGGGTTCAACATTCCAGGTTTTGGAAACGGGTTTGGTAACGGTTTTGGAGGCGGATATGGATCCGGGTATGGAGGTCCGAATGGAGGACACTCTAAAAACGGTATAATAAGACCTTCTGTTACCTGCACTGAGAAAGGTCCATGTTACCAGAAAAAGTTGACATGTCCAGCTAAGTGTTTCACTTCTTACAGCCACTCCGGGAAGGGGTACGGTGGTGGTGGCGGTGGTGGTGGTTGTACTATTGATTGTAAGAAGAAGTGTAGTGCTTATTGTTGA